In Methanolacinia paynteri, the sequence ATCTGGCATAGAAACGCTTACATTCAAGTTTCAATCCTTATTTTCCTGGATGAAGTTCTTCAAGGTTTTCAGTTCTCTTTTCAAAACAGTCCAGGGTCCAGTTTCAATCCTTATTTTCCTGGATGAAGTTCTTCAAGTTTCATATTCATTCCTTGATTTTTAGGGTTCTGTGTGGGTTTCAATCCTTATTTTCCTGGATGAAGTTCTTCAAGGATATCTACGAAGACCCGGAGTATTACAAGGGGTCTTGTTTCAATCCTTATTTTCCTGGATGAAGTTCTTCAAGATAGGGAAAACTACACCCTGGGAGGCTAAGTAATGTGTTTCAATCCTTATTTTCCTGGATGAAGTTCTTCAAGTTTGCGCCGACATCAATACATGCCAACAGGAATATGGTTTCAATCCTTATTTTCCTGGATGAAGTTCTTCAAGTCCAGGGGGATATGCCCCATAATACTTTTTTATCTGACGAGTTTCAATCCTTATTTTCCTGGATGAAGTTCTTCAAGTCATTCTTGCTGATCCGCCTTATGAAGAAAATCATGGTTTCAATCCTTATTTTCCTGGATGAAGTTCTTCAAGGTCCGGATGTCGCTGTCGCTTTCTTCATCGTAATTGGCGTTTCAATCCTTATTTTCCTAGATGAAGTTCTTCAAGTTCCGGAACTCCTGGAGGATGAGTTTCATGGTTAATGTCGTTTCAATCCTTATTTTCCTGGATGAAGTTCTTCAAGCTCACAGCTCTCAAGAATGACGGATGGCTCCGGCCCAGTTTCAATCCTTATTTTCCTGGATGAAGTTCTTCAAGAAAATAACCCGGGAGATTTCACTTGACATGTCAAATAAGTTTCAATCCTTATTTTCCTGGATGAAGTTCTTCAAGGGAGGTAATGTAGAATATTCTGGGGAGTATTCACCGGAGTTTCAATCCTTATTTTCCTGGATGAAGTTCTTCAAGAAAATCTCATGCCTTCTGAATATGGGGAATTGTTTGTTTCAATCCTTATTTTCCTGGATGAAGTTCTTCAAGGCAGGGAGAAACCTTTAAAATGGTTTCACGGTTCGTGTTTCAATCCTTATTTTCCTGGATGAAGTTCTTCAAGGCCGGCCCAGGTCACCACGGCAATATCAACCGGTGGATGTTTCAATCCTTATTTTCCTGGATGAAGTTCTTCAAGTGATTCTAAGATTCTCTCACTCATTATTCTGATTAGTTTCAATCCTTATTTTCCTGGATGAAGTTCTTCAAGAACCCAGACCTATCACCTCAAAGACAATCATTACAAGTTTCAATCCTTATTTTCCTGGATGAAGTTCTTCAAGCTTTTGGTACATACATTTGATAGGGATCTTTTTGTCGAGTTTCAATCCTTATTTTCCTGGATGAAGTTCTTCAAGGGAAGGCTTCCTCCCCTCCTACGGGCTGTTGCAAAGTTTCAATCCTTATTTTCCTGGATGAAGTTCTTCAAGGTGAAAATGTCTATTCAACAGGTGGAAATATTTTCTCGTTTCAATCCTTATTTTCCTGGATGAAGTTCTTCAAGTCGGATCGGCCACTGATCATATACAATCTGTATTACTGTTTCAATCCTTATTTTCCTGGATGAAGTTCTTCAAGGGCATTATCGACAAGCCCCCTGGATTGATTTCTAATCTCGTTTCAATCCTTATTTTCCTGGATGAAGTTCTTCAAGATCAGGAGAGCAGGCACTTACTCGAGCTGAATACAAGTTTCAATCCTTATTTTCCTGGATGAAGTTCTTCAAGACCCTTCAGATGATCCAGAATGGTTTGGAACCTATGAGTTTCAATCCTTATTTTCCTGGATGAAGTTCTTCAAGGCGTAATATCTGTGAGCTGGTCCAGAGGGGGCAGGTCGGTTTCAATCCTTATTTTCCTGGATGAAGTTCTTCAAGGTTCCCATGCTTTTTTACAATCTTGTCGAGGTATTCAGTTTCAATCCTTATTTTCCTGGATGAAGTTCTTCAAGATCGCAGTCCCTTATAGGAGCGGAGATAATGCAGCAGAGTTTCAATCCTTATTTTCCTGGATGAAGTTCTTCAAGGATCATCTCCTGAAGAGTCGATTCGTCCCATAGCAGTTTCAATCCTTATTTTCCTGGATGAAGTTCTTCAAGCGGGCTGATATGAGTGAATCATTTACAATCGATGATAGTTTCAATCCTTATTTTCCTGGATGAAGTTCTTCAAGCCTGTGCCAGTGCAAGTTCATCAGGTTGTAGCATCCTGTTTCAATCCTTATTTTCCTGGATGAAGTTCTTCAAGGGGGAGATCACCTATCATCTGATTCACACCTCCTTGTTTCAATCCTTATTTTCCTGGATGAAGTTCTTCAAGCTTCCGATTTCCCATGCCCAGGGGGCATCGTGATAAGTTTCAATCCTTATTTTCCTGGATGAAGTTCTTCAAGTTTGATTTTCTTGAATCCTGGTATTTGATGATCGGAGGTTTCAATCCTTATTTTCCTGGATGAAGTTCTTCAAGCTTATCGGCTTATATACCTGTATTCGTGTTTTCGTGTTTCAATCCTTATTTTCCTGGATGAAGTTCTTCAAGGTAAGAAAGTTGAATTTCTTGAGGGGGCGAAATTAGTTTCAATCCTTATTTTCCTGGATGAAGTTCTTCAAGAAGAAAGAAAGATGTTATTTTAAAGTATTTTAAATGTTTCAATCCTTATTTTCCTGGATGAAGTTCTTCAAGCATCAACGGCTGGATGGCCTGGTCCCACTCTACAACAGTTTCAATCCTTATTTTCCTGGATGAAGTTCTTCAAGCTCGGCTGCAGCGTGCACTCCTGCCAAATGGCCTCACGTTTCAATCCTTATTTTCCTGGATGAAGTTCTTCAAGCACCATATTCAATTCTGATGGTCCCAAGAGAGGTGGTTTCAATCCTTATTTTCCTGGATGAAGTTCTTCAAGAACCTTGGAGGAGCATTCTGGAAGGGCGCCTTCTAGTTTCAATCCTTATTTTCCTGGATGAAGTTCTTCAAGGCCGAGCAGAGCAATGATCCCCTGCCAGTTGGCGAAGAGTTTCAATCCTTATTTTCCTGGATGAAGTTCTTCAAGGCCTGAAAGAGTTCTGCAAGTCCAGTTATTTGTTTGTTTCAATCCTTATTTTCCTGGATGAAGTTCTTCAAGTCGTCAGTCCTTATGCCAACGAAGCAAGCGGTAGGTTCAGTTTCAATCCTTATTTTCCTGGATGAAGTTCTTCAAGAGATCAAGGTCCGTAAGAGTGACGGTGAGGTCCTTGAGTTTCAATCCTTATTTTCCTGGATGAAGTTCTTCAAGAAGAAATTGATTCTTTGAAAGAGCAAATAAAAATTTGTTTCAATCCTTATTTTCCTGGATGAAGTTCTTCAAGTTTCCTGGATGAAGTTCTTCAAGGGCGGACCACGTTGGTTTCAATCCTTATTTTCCTGGATGAAGTTCTTCAAGATCAGCTGAGAAGTCCTGACCCTTGATGAGGACCTCGGTTTCAATCCTTATTTTCCTGGATGAAGTTCTTCAAGTCTATATAGATTATGAGTTTCACGAGTTATTTTCCGTTTCAATCCTTATTTTCCTGGATGAAGTTCTTCAAGGAGGTGTCAGCGTGAGCGAAGGCGATTTTTTTGAAAGTTTCAATCCTTATTTTCCTGGATGAAGTTCTTCAAGATTGCGGCATGACATGATGCATACCCCCCCGAATGTTTCAATCCTTATTTTCCTGGATGAAGTTCTTCAAGGATATCTGCGAGCGTCAAACGGGACTAGTCCTTGAAGTTTCAATCCTTATTTTCCTGGATGAAGTTCTTCAAGGCCGGCAAAGTAATTATTGCCGTTCTTGCTGTTTTTGGTTTCAATCCTTATTTTCCTGGATGAAGTTCTTCAAGGGCCCATTGCTTCCCCCACGTCAGACTCGATTTTTGGTTTCAATCCTTATTTTCCTGGATGAAGTTCTTCAAGCGTTGTTCCATATGCACTTCCTGCGCTTGTTACCAGTTTCAATCCTTATTTTCCTGGATGAAGTTCTTCAAGTTGAACACCATATACACTCATAGGATGAGGAACTATAGTTTCAATCCTTATTTTCCTGGATGAAGTTCTTCAAGTCTTGTCTCGTGGTCATCGTCGCATTTCTTCTGATCTTGTTTCAATCCTTATTTTCCTGGATGAAGTTCTTCAAGGGCAACTGCCGCAGGAACATCTTATTCGTCGGTCAAGTTTCAATCCTTATTTTCCTGGATGAAGTTCTTCAAGGGAGTATACGGTCAGTTTTGTGAGGGACACAACATCAGTTTCAATCCTTATTTTCCTGGATGAAGTTCTTCAAGTGAGCTTGACCCCTTCCTGGGCCAGATCTATGCTAGTTTCAATCCTTATTTTCCTGGATGAAGTTCTTCAAGGGATACACGGCAACAGGTATAGCGACGTGGACCCAGTTTCAATCCTTATTTTCCTGGATGAAGTTCTTCAAGATCGTCATGTGCACCGTGCGGGAAGAGTTCCGCCTCCGGTTTCAATCCTTATTTTCCTGGATGAAGTTCTTCAAGGATGGTCTCCATGCTGGGGTGTGAGAGAGAGAAGGGTTTCAATCCTTATTTTCCTGGATGAAGTTCTTCAAGGTTGATCTCTCAGAGGTTGCCTCCCTTACATTATGGTAGTTTCAATCCTTATTTTCCTGGATGAAGTTCTTCAAGAGGACCAAGGCCTGCAGTAAAGATCCCCATTGTCACGAGTTTCAATCCTTATTTTCCTGGATGAAGTTCTTCAAGAGCAGGTGAAATTCGTCCATTTCAGGTATAACCGGCCCTGCGGCCCGAAATTCAGACCATAGTTTTCTTCGGGCAGAATTATCGGTCCCCTTATAAATACAAGAAAAAACCAAAAATTCTGATTCACTCTCCGGATAATATCACACCTGCAATATCATTCAACAATCGGATTTCATGATCAGTGAAACCGAAAGCCAAGTAGTAATATTCTCCTCAGGGATAATAGATTTAATCTCGAAGAACCCTCCTCAGACGCAGATATTCCGGTAACAGCAGTCTGCACATTTGTTCGGGTTCTTCCTGGTTTTCGGATAATATCCCTTCCCGATGATTTCGAGAACATTCAGGATCTCCTCTCTGGCATTCTCCTTGTCCTTTTCCCGGATTTCAATATCCACCAGCTTATAGTTGCTCCTTGTAAAACATACAAAACCCTTCTCAACCACTCGATCATAATTCTCTTCGATTAAAATCGCCTGGAGGAAAAGCTGTGACTTTGTCGTCTTAAACATTCTCTCTTTATATTGGGCGAATTTATACTCCAGTGGAGCCGCAGTCCCGTCATCAAGATACAAAACCTCGTCCAAAATTCCCTTGATATGAACTTCAGGCGAAGACAAAAACACATCGGTAAACTTCGCCTCCGCCCCGATCTTTTTCCGGATATAATTCCTGTTCGTCCGGGAAATCCTCTCATGAACCTCCCTTCCCGCCAAAACCTTAAAACGCAGTTCCTCGTGCTGCCTGATGTTGAGACAGTACATAAAATAGATAAACCTCGGACAGAATTCATACTCCAGCACATCGGAGATATTTATCATGGCGCCGGGGGACTCCATCCTAAAAGAACCTCGTAATTATCTCATCCGAAACATACTCTTTATCGAAAGCCTGTCCCATCAGGGTAATCTCATTAAACGTCCTCTTGTCCATCGGGAAGACGTAGACCGAATCGACATCCGGGTCGATCAGGCTCTCGATCTCCACGATCATCGAATCCATTGAAGTATGATTAATGTCCCCGAGAAAGACACTCTTTTGAACCCTGTATAACCCCGAATTTTTACAGACCCTGATGACCTTGTTTCTCACTTTATTCTCGACGATATCGTAGATCACCCATACAAGGGTCATTTCAAAACCTCGTTTTCAAACTTAAGCAGGTGGTTGGCAACCCTGTGGCACTCCATCTGGATGACATTCTTCTTCATCACGTTCCTTCCCTGGTACGGAATATCGCTCTCAAGACTCTGGTTGATCGCCGAGACCATTGCCTTTTTACCCTCTGCATTCAGGTAATAACCGCCGGGAATCTCGTCGAAATAATCTTCATGAACCATCTTTTTGGTGAACAGGTGAACAACGGGCACATCGATATAAATCCTGAATATCTCGATTATATCGAAGACAAAAGACATCTTGTTGTAATTGTCTACATGCAGGAAACCGGCATACGGATCGAGTCCAGCAATAATGCAGGCCTTCTCGGTCAGGGAATACAGCATCCCGTAACCGTAATTCAAGAGGCAGTTGAATTCATCCTTCGCCGGATTCCTGCTCCGGCCTGAAAATGTCCATCTCTCCGGCATGACCGCGCTCAGCATCTCGAAATATTTCTTCGAGCAGGAGCCTTCATAGCCCATTATGCTTCCCCTGATCTGATCCGGGCTTCCCGAAAGATCATCCACTTTTGCAGGAAACTGCTGCATGTAGCTTATCCCGTCATCGAAGAACTCCTTCATCTCCGGCCTGTTTTTCTTCAATTCCTTTATGAACCCAATCTGGTTCCCGATCTTCGTATTAACCCAGTCTTTCGAAAGATTCAGGCCGATCTTATTCCTTCCCGCTTCGATCTGAATTCTCCGGATAAGGTTGGTGCTGCCGAATTTGGAATGCCATACGCGGCCGTAAGGATTTCCGAATTTGTCAAGAAAAACGATATCGATATTTTTCGACAATGCAAGTTCAACGGCGTCCGAGGAAATTCCCGCCGAGTTAGTAATAAGAATCGTATTTACCTTCTCGGCAGAAATTTCGGAAGTTCCTTCTTTGTTTTTAATCAGGAAACAATTGTCTTTCTTTTTAATGAACGAGCCCCAGGTATTGATTACAAGATCCATGATCTGCCCCCTATTCAATCTTCATTTGTCATCTTTTTTCATCTCTTCAATCGTCCCGAATCCCCTGGAAACTGATTTGCCTATTCCAAGCCAGTCGGGGATCACGAAATTCGCATAAAATTTCCCTTTGAATCCCATGTGATTGACATTTTTAACCGAAATCTTCTCAGGAAAAACCGAAAGATCGCATTTGATCTGATCGGGTACGGTATAACCGAGGGTCTTTGACATCGAAAGGATGTTTCCGGTTAAAATACGTCTTAAAAATTCCGTTCTCTCCTCACTGTCCCGGAGCGCATAGAATTGTTTATAGTTGTTCTGGTTAAGCCCGATCCAGGGGGCAATAAACCTGTACGAGTGGAACTCAGGTGCAAGTCCGAATTTGCCCTTTTTAATTATAATTTCCCTTTCATTTACCTCGAAAACATTAACTCCGAGTCTGATGGTATCGGATTCATCGTAGATCTCCTTCAAAACATCGGCCCCCTCATTCAGACCGATAACCGTCGGAATATTATTGATGAACTTATACTGGATAAGCGGATACCTGTAGACGAATTTGTCCGCATTATGCTGGTGAAGAAGAATATATTCGTTAAATTTGGTTGCAAAAAACCCTCTTAGCTGCGAAGCGGAGCCCTTTATTGTTTTATCTGTGCCCAGCTTCAGGATAAAAATCTCAAGATCAATCATTTATGGAATCATCTTCCCGTTATAATATTGAATATTTATCGAGCTGATAAATACTTTGAGGCTGTCAATGATTCCGAAAACAATCTCTTTTCATTTTCAGAGGGCGATATGCAGCATTTGGTAAATATGTTAAATTAGCCTGCAACAGTTTCATTCTCCGTTCGAAAGGGATATATATTAGCATTTTTTTATTGATCAATTGTTAAATGATTGATGCTTTGAAAAAAGTGGGGGCTTATTCTCTTTCCGATCTCTCTCTCGACCCGGAAGAGTTTAATGATCAGCTCTCTCTTCTTATAGAAAATCCCAAGTCCTCTGAAAATTACAAAAAGGTCCTGAAGGTCGTAATAAACACCGATCGGGACCCGTATGTCTATGAAGGAGTCGAACTTGAAGATCTGTCTGTCGAAAAAAAGGAATCATATCTTTACAGGAAAGGAAGCGGGGCAAACGGCCCGGATTCTACTCCTACTTCGAGAATTACCGAACCTGAAAAGACGCTCAACACAAAATTCTTCGGGTGGTTCAAAAGTATTGATTCCGACGGTGTACATCCCATCAATACAGATGAGATCTCAGATCTCACAAAAATAAAGAATTGTCTTGAAGAAAACAAAGAAAAAATCACAGAAGAGGTAAAAGAAAAATATTCCGATCTGGAAAGCGGAACATCGGCGATAATTACTCTTGGAATCAGTAAAGACGGCAAAAAATACTATATCGGAGATCTTCCGGAGTTCAGGAAATCCCTGGTAAACTCTGCGGTAAAATCGTACTATAACAAACACGGCAAAAATTCGAATCAGCAGGATGCGGTCTGCTATGTATGCGGAGAGAGAAAAGAGGTCTATGGCTTTGTAAGCACCTATCCTTTCTATACTGTCAACAATATCGGGATGGTCTCAGGCGGATTCGATCAGTCCAAATCATGGAAGAATTATCCGGTCTGTCTCGGCTGCGCATTAACCCTTGAAGCCGGAAGAACGTTTATCAATGATAATTCGAAATTCAGGTTCTTCAATTTCAATTATTTCCTGATACCAAAACCCCTCCTTGAAAAAGATGCAGATGAGATCTACGAGACTTTCGGCGATTTCGGCAGCGAAGAATTTGAAAAATTCCGTTTGTCGCAGAACTACTCGAATCTTCTTGAGGTTACAAGGAAGGATGTATTGGAATTTCTCTCGAAAAAAGAGAACCACTTCAGCCTTGACATAATGATATACGAAGAGAACAACAGCGCCTTCAATATCATTATGTTTATCGAGGATGTCTTTCCCTCAAGACTCGGCAGAATGTTCGACGCAAAGAAACAGGTCGAAAAAATTCCTCTCTTCGAGAATACGGAATCGGTATTCAACGAAAAAAAGGAATTTGCCGGAAAAAGGGATCTTCTGTTTACATTTACAAATGTATGGCACTTCTTTGGAACTGATAACAACCAGGATACAAGCAAATACTTCCTGGAGATTACCCAAAAAATATTCCAGGACGAAAAGATCGATCCCAATTTCCTCTTTGCCGGATTTTTAAGAAGAATCCGGGTACAGTTTGCAAACAACAAATCTCTTGAAGAGACTCTTATGAGAAGTTTCCAGCTTCTGCTCTATTTAAACGAACTAAAACTTCTGAAAGGAGATTATGGTGTTAACATGATTGACGATGAAACGATTGAAAACCTGAAAAATATGAACGACAAGACGGATTCCGAAAAAGCGGATCTGTTGTTCGACAGCTTCCCGGACTTCTTCAATGACGACATAAAGAAAGCCGTCTTCCTTGAGGGAGTCCTCGCACAGAAACTTCTGAACATTCAGCGGCTTGAAAGAGGTGCAACACCCTTCAGGAGCAAGCTCCAGGGTCTTAAACTGGATGAAAAGCTTGTAAAGAGATTGTTGCCTGAAATGCAGAACAAACTAGATGAATACGGCAAAAACTATTACTCAAATCTCGAAGAAAAGATCTCCGCTCACATGGTCAAAGCAGGAGACGGTTGGAAGATGCCGAAAGACGAGATCAGCTATTACTTTGTACTTGGAATGAACCTGGTGAAGATATTCAAAAAACAGGGAGAACAGGAAATTACAGAAGAAGGTGAATTAAATGAGTGAAATAAAGAACAGGTCAGAAATTATCTTTATGTATGATATCAAGGATGCAAACCCCAACGGCGACCCCCTTGACGAGAACAAACCGAGAATCGATGAAGACACTATGACAAACCTTGTCACCGATGTAAGGTTGAAGAGAACAATCCGGGATTACCTCAGTGATTTTAAAGGCGAGAACGTCTTCATCAAAGAGACCAGAAAAGACAACGGCGACCTTAACAGTAAGGACGAAAGATTAGCCGAATTAAAGCTGAATTCTGCCGACGAACTTATTGACAGCTGCGTAGACATCAGATTATTTGGAGCAACCACGGCGATCAAGAAGAACACAATCACGTTTACAGGTCCCGTTCAGTTCAGAATTGGAAGATCGATCCACCCCGTCCAGTTGAAATATCTCAAAGGAACAACAGTCATGCCGTCGGAAAAGGGCAAAAAGCAGGGAACATTCACCGAGCAGTATATCCTCCCATATTCCCTGATAAACTTCTACGGCATCATCAACGAAAACGCCGCAAAGACCACCAGGATGACAGAAGAGGATGCGAAACTTCTGCTCGACGGCATGTGGAACGGGACGAAAAACCTCATCTCAAGATCGAAGGCCGGACAGGTCCCGAGATTCCTTCTAAAAGTAAATTACAAGGAAGACAATTACCATATCGGCGACATCAGCAACATGATTAAAGCCGAATCAGAAAAGCCCCTGGATGAAGTCAGGGATATAACAGACCTGAAGCTCGAAATCTGCGAACTTGCAGAAAACCTCTCTGCAAATAAAGACAAGATCCGCGATATTGAATACCAGGTGGACAGCAGGGTGATTCTTACAGAAAATAAAGAAGTTGTAAATCTCCCCGAGGTCCTTAAAAAATACGGTATAACTTCAACCGGGCTTTCACTGTGAGGTGAATGCCGGTGGATAAAATTCTGGCATTCGACATCTGGGGCGATTACGGTCATTTCAGGAAGATCTATACGACAACCTCCCCCCTGACCTATTCGGTTCCGACAAGGACTTCACTTACCGGAGTCATCGGAGCTATTGCCGGACTTGACAAAGAGAGCTACCTGTCCGTCTCCTCGAAAGAAGACGAAAAGATTGCTGTCGGCCTCAACAACGCGGTGAAAAAAGTCAGGCTGGCTGAAAACCTGATCAAGACCGCCGGCGGCTTCGGTGATATGAATGAAATTAAGGCAAGGACCCAGATCCGATTTGAATTATTGAAAGATCCGTCTTTCAGGGTTTACTTCACTCATTCGGACGACGAGTTATATACAAAAGTGAAATCCCTGTTATCGGATCATAAGTGCGTATATACCCCCTGCCTCGGCCTGAGCGAATTCATCGCAAATTTCAGTTATATCGGCGAATTTGAATACGAGCCGGTACGATCGGGAGATATTGCAGAGATCAGGACAGTAATCCCCGAATCAAAAGTAAAGATGGTTGATTTTCAGGACGACCTGGAATATATCTCGGAAAAGCAGCCCCTTGAAATGGACGAGGAGAGATGCGTCACAGAGTATGATAATGTTATATTCGAACGCCGTGCGCAACCGGTATCGGCAAGTGTTACCGAATTCTGCAGGTTAAGCAGCGGTGATAACATTGTCTTCCTCTGAACTTTTTTCTCATCCTGATAAAACACTCCGGGAACACCTGCATAACGTATCGGGGATTGCATTGTCCGGTCTCCGTAAAGAATCGCCTGATTTTAGTTCGATAGGACTGGACGGTGATATTCTTGAAATGCTGGTGAGACTCATCACCCTCTCCCACGATTTCGGTAAGAGCACGAAATATTTCCAGGACTATCTTAAAAACAGTATCAAAACAGGAAAGAAGGATAATAGTAAACTTACAAATCACGGGTTGATCTCGGCGGTATTCTGCTATTATGTAACCGGGAGAGAACTTGAA encodes:
- the cas4 gene encoding CRISPR-associated protein Cas4 encodes the protein MESPGAMINISDVLEYEFCPRFIYFMYCLNIRQHEELRFKVLAGREVHERISRTNRNYIRKKIGAEAKFTDVFLSSPEVHIKGILDEVLYLDDGTAAPLEYKFAQYKERMFKTTKSQLFLQAILIEENYDRVVEKGFVCFTRSNYKLVDIEIREKDKENAREEILNVLEIIGKGYYPKTRKNPNKCADCCYRNICV
- the cas2 gene encoding CRISPR-associated endonuclease Cas2, which encodes MTLVWVIYDIVENKVRNKVIRVCKNSGLYRVQKSVFLGDINHTSMDSMIVEIESLIDPDVDSVYVFPMDKRTFNEITLMGQAFDKEYVSDEIITRFF
- the cas1 gene encoding CRISPR-associated endonuclease Cas1 — translated: MDLVINTWGSFIKKKDNCFLIKNKEGTSEISAEKVNTILITNSAGISSDAVELALSKNIDIVFLDKFGNPYGRVWHSKFGSTNLIRRIQIEAGRNKIGLNLSKDWVNTKIGNQIGFIKELKKNRPEMKEFFDDGISYMQQFPAKVDDLSGSPDQIRGSIMGYEGSCSKKYFEMLSAVMPERWTFSGRSRNPAKDEFNCLLNYGYGMLYSLTEKACIIAGLDPYAGFLHVDNYNKMSFVFDIIEIFRIYIDVPVVHLFTKKMVHEDYFDEIPGGYYLNAEGKKAMVSAINQSLESDIPYQGRNVMKKNVIQMECHRVANHLLKFENEVLK
- a CDS encoding CRISPR-associated endonuclease Cas6, which produces MIDLEIFILKLGTDKTIKGSASQLRGFFATKFNEYILLHQHNADKFVYRYPLIQYKFINNIPTVIGLNEGADVLKEIYDESDTIRLGVNVFEVNEREIIIKKGKFGLAPEFHSYRFIAPWIGLNQNNYKQFYALRDSEERTEFLRRILTGNILSMSKTLGYTVPDQIKCDLSVFPEKISVKNVNHMGFKGKFYANFVIPDWLGIGKSVSRGFGTIEEMKKDDK
- a CDS encoding TIGR02556 family CRISPR-associated protein, which encodes MIDALKKVGAYSLSDLSLDPEEFNDQLSLLIENPKSSENYKKVLKVVINTDRDPYVYEGVELEDLSVEKKESYLYRKGSGANGPDSTPTSRITEPEKTLNTKFFGWFKSIDSDGVHPINTDEISDLTKIKNCLEENKEKITEEVKEKYSDLESGTSAIITLGISKDGKKYYIGDLPEFRKSLVNSAVKSYYNKHGKNSNQQDAVCYVCGERKEVYGFVSTYPFYTVNNIGMVSGGFDQSKSWKNYPVCLGCALTLEAGRTFINDNSKFRFFNFNYFLIPKPLLEKDADEIYETFGDFGSEEFEKFRLSQNYSNLLEVTRKDVLEFLSKKENHFSLDIMIYEENNSAFNIIMFIEDVFPSRLGRMFDAKKQVEKIPLFENTESVFNEKKEFAGKRDLLFTFTNVWHFFGTDNNQDTSKYFLEITQKIFQDEKIDPNFLFAGFLRRIRVQFANNKSLEETLMRSFQLLLYLNELKLLKGDYGVNMIDDETIENLKNMNDKTDSEKADLLFDSFPDFFNDDIKKAVFLEGVLAQKLLNIQRLERGATPFRSKLQGLKLDEKLVKRLLPEMQNKLDEYGKNYYSNLEEKISAHMVKAGDGWKMPKDEISYYFVLGMNLVKIFKKQGEQEITEEGELNE
- the cas7b gene encoding type I-B CRISPR-associated protein Cas7/Csh2 encodes the protein MSEIKNRSEIIFMYDIKDANPNGDPLDENKPRIDEDTMTNLVTDVRLKRTIRDYLSDFKGENVFIKETRKDNGDLNSKDERLAELKLNSADELIDSCVDIRLFGATTAIKKNTITFTGPVQFRIGRSIHPVQLKYLKGTTVMPSEKGKKQGTFTEQYILPYSLINFYGIINENAAKTTRMTEEDAKLLLDGMWNGTKNLISRSKAGQVPRFLLKVNYKEDNYHIGDISNMIKAESEKPLDEVRDITDLKLEICELAENLSANKDKIRDIEYQVDSRVILTENKEVVNLPEVLKKYGITSTGLSL
- the cas5b gene encoding type I-B CRISPR-associated protein Cas5b: MDKILAFDIWGDYGHFRKIYTTTSPLTYSVPTRTSLTGVIGAIAGLDKESYLSVSSKEDEKIAVGLNNAVKKVRLAENLIKTAGGFGDMNEIKARTQIRFELLKDPSFRVYFTHSDDELYTKVKSLLSDHKCVYTPCLGLSEFIANFSYIGEFEYEPVRSGDIAEIRTVIPESKVKMVDFQDDLEYISEKQPLEMDEERCVTEYDNVIFERRAQPVSASVTEFCRLSSGDNIVFL